In the genome of Pseudanabaena mucicola str. Chao 1806, the window AAATAACTGATAAGCGATCGGGGTATAACACATCATTGGATTGGACAATATCAGAGTAATTTGTGCTTAGTTGAACGGAATCTATTGCCTCTCAATTAAGCCGTTAGACCACTGGATTTTAGGTTGAGACATTATTGAGCAATCAAAGCGTCTCAAATGATTAGTAATGGAGCATGAGTAATGAAAGCAAAATATTGGCTGCTTGGCGGAATTAGCTCAATCGCATTTGGATTTTTTCTCAATGTATCCTATCAGTCTTTTCTATCTAAAAATTTTCCTACCGGATCTTTTGATTTCTCAACAGCACAAGCCTATAATTTTTGGATATTCACTTTATTTTTAGTCGGCTTGATCGCTCTGATCATCGGTGCAAGTTTAGTTGCCTTTCAAAAATCTTCTCGTGATCGTTGGCATCGCTGGTATAAGCTGCTAGCCGCAGGCTTTTTGTTAAGCATAATTTGGGCAATCGTTGGTGCATCCGTGCAAACCTTCATGGGAGATGTGCTGTTTTGGCTGGGTTATCAAAAACCAGTAATTTCTAACTACAGCCAACTAGAGCAGTTGTTGCAGGCAAACAACTGGAAAGAAGCAAATGAACTAACAAGCTTGAGAATTAGAGCAGTTTCTAAGACGCGAATTTCTGATGGTAGCGTTTATCCAACAATCTCCAGTTTTAGTCACCTACCTTGTGCGGATTTTCAAGCGATCGATCAACTCTGGGTCAAGTATAGTAGCGATCGATTTGGATTTAGCGTCCAGCGACGGATTTATGAGAATCTCAATGTTCCCCCAAGCAATCCTTTAAATCCTCCTGCCGACAGATTTGACATAATGAAGAGCTTTTTAAAGGAGGTTGAACGAGATGATGCGATTGGATCGCTCCCCTCTATAGGAATACGGCTGTCAACACCAATTAGTAATAGCTGGCTATTTGCAGCCGAGGAATCGATGAAGCGACAAAAATGGTGTGGATTTTAACGCAATCACATCGCTTCCCATTTCCCATTGTGACGATCGGCAACAAAGAGAAGCTTGATGAGTAGAAATACTGTGAACGATGCGCTAGTCGGCTAGTTGAGATTCTGTTTTATATTGACAATCATATGGATATTTCCCTAACTTTGATAAATTTTAGTCCCTGCTTCCCTATATCTGCACTTCAGGCTTCCTGCCTTTACTAAAATTGTCCGGAGCATTGATATGGGGATCGGTCGAGTTTATATTCCTTAGCTCTATTTTCTCGTTGGTTGA includes:
- a CDS encoding GUN4 domain-containing protein; this translates as MKAKYWLLGGISSIAFGFFLNVSYQSFLSKNFPTGSFDFSTAQAYNFWIFTLFLVGLIALIIGASLVAFQKSSRDRWHRWYKLLAAGFLLSIIWAIVGASVQTFMGDVLFWLGYQKPVISNYSQLEQLLQANNWKEANELTSLRIRAVSKTRISDGSVYPTISSFSHLPCADFQAIDQLWVKYSSDRFGFSVQRRIYENLNVPPSNPLNPPADRFDIMKSFLKEVERDDAIGSLPSIGIRLSTPISNSWLFAAEESMKRQKWCGF